A region of Spirochaetota bacterium DNA encodes the following proteins:
- a CDS encoding aminotransferase class IV: MSLLIESLCCVDGEIKNIHYHTVRMNKSRYDLFGCNDTLTISDYITVPDYATQGIWKIRVYYNATVKKIEYELYKRKSISTVTIIVDDTIDYPYKYADRSRITQLFEQRGNADDILIIKRGLVTDSSSANVALYDGSMWFTPKTPLLAGTKRAKLIDEGKIKEAYITVNDISAFTHISLINAFLDLGDIIIPVSSINNLCTIHSK, encoded by the coding sequence ATGTCCCTGTTAATTGAATCGCTATGCTGCGTTGATGGTGAAATAAAAAATATTCACTATCACACTGTCCGAATGAATAAAAGCCGATACGATTTATTTGGCTGCAATGATACACTGACTATCAGCGATTACATTACTGTACCTGATTATGCAACGCAAGGTATCTGGAAAATACGGGTGTATTACAATGCAACAGTAAAAAAAATTGAATATGAATTGTATAAAAGAAAATCTATATCCACAGTAACAATTATAGTAGACGATACTATAGATTACCCCTATAAATATGCAGATAGATCACGGATAACGCAGCTATTTGAACAACGTGGAAATGCCGACGATATTTTAATTATAAAAAGGGGGTTAGTTACCGATAGCTCTTCAGCAAATGTAGCCCTGTATGATGGCAGCATGTGGTTTACCCCAAAAACGCCGCTTCTTGCAGGCACAAAACGCGCCAAACTCATTGATGAAGGAAAAATCAAAGAAGCATACATCACAGTCAATGATATATCTGCATTTACACATATAAGCTTGATAAATGCTTTTTTAGATCTTGGAGATATTATTATTCCTGTTTCTTCAATAAATAATTTATGCACAATACATTCAAAATAA
- a CDS encoding aminodeoxychorismate synthase component I, translated as MNYYGKRCIPFLFVIDYLGQRPFICPIHSVPDTILFSFNEYTNTSQKTLTSSKLYFERFPVPFNEYLHAFNCVQQHLKEGNSYLANLTFPTPIITNYSLYELFIHSNAPYKLLFNDEFVVFSPEAFVTIAQGTIYTFPMKGTIDAHIPNAKNILLNDHKEFAEHITVVDLLRNDLAKVSYNVTVEKFRYCSTVKTHTKELIQTSSKIKGTLFANYHQHLGDIFATLLPAGSVTGAPKKKTVEILKEAEIYQRGYYTGVFGYFDGTNVLSAVMIRFIEQNSGLVYKSGGGITVYSNPVQEYNEMVEKVYVPVN; from the coding sequence ATGAATTATTACGGCAAGCGCTGCATTCCATTTCTTTTTGTTATTGATTACCTTGGCCAACGACCGTTTATTTGTCCAATACACAGTGTACCTGATACAATACTATTCTCCTTTAATGAATACACAAATACATCACAAAAAACACTAACTTCTTCAAAACTTTACTTTGAAAGATTTCCTGTACCATTCAACGAATATTTACATGCATTCAATTGTGTACAGCAACACCTTAAAGAAGGCAACTCCTATTTAGCTAATCTCACATTTCCCACTCCAATTATTACAAATTATTCGCTCTACGAACTATTTATTCACAGCAATGCACCATACAAATTGTTATTTAATGACGAATTTGTTGTCTTTTCGCCCGAGGCATTTGTAACTATCGCTCAAGGTACTATCTATACATTTCCAATGAAAGGAACTATTGATGCACATATACCTAATGCCAAAAATATTTTACTCAATGATCACAAGGAATTTGCTGAACATATCACGGTAGTTGATTTACTCAGAAATGATTTAGCAAAAGTATCATATAATGTTACTGTTGAAAAATTCAGATATTGCAGCACCGTAAAGACACATACAAAAGAATTGATACAAACAAGTTCAAAAATAAAGGGAACTCTTTTTGCCAATTACCATCAACACCTTGGTGATATCTTTGCAACACTGTTGCCCGCAGGTTCGGTAACCGGTGCACCCAAGAAAAAAACAGTTGAAATCCTAAAGGAAGCTGAAATATACCAAAGAGGATATTATACGGGGGTTTTTGGTTATTTTGACGGCACAAACGTATTGAGTGCAGTTATGATACGGTTTATTGAACAAAATTCTGGGTTGGTGTATAAAAGTGGTGGCGGTATAACTGTTTACAGCAATCCAGTTCAAGAATACAATGAAATGGTTGAAAAAGTCTATGTCCCTGTTAATTGA
- a CDS encoding DUF1848 domain-containing protein: protein MIISASRRTDIPAFYSQWFINCLQKGTCTVKNPFNPAQSKEVLLLPEDVDIIVFWTRFPAPLLNHLDELDRMNYEYMFLYTITGYPRWLEPNAPKLTDTIHIFTTLSRRIGTHKMVWRYDPIIFSKDLDFDFHLHNFENIAKQLSGFTQRAIISIMEPYKKVQRRFALHKEYAILFNPFDIFNNDDLYTFFSSLGAIAAKYDMHIQTCCSDISRFGIPNGACIDAQLIQQIIKTDKMFAKDLHQRPHCLCAKSIDIGTYNTCKFGCVYCYANR from the coding sequence ATGATAATAAGTGCAAGCCGACGAACTGATATCCCTGCATTTTATTCACAGTGGTTTATCAATTGCTTACAAAAAGGCACATGTACGGTAAAAAATCCATTTAATCCCGCACAGAGTAAAGAAGTCTTGCTTTTGCCTGAGGATGTAGATATCATTGTATTCTGGACTCGATTCCCAGCACCATTACTAAACCATTTAGATGAATTAGACCGTATGAATTATGAATATATGTTCCTCTATACAATTACCGGTTATCCCAGATGGCTTGAACCTAATGCCCCTAAGCTAACAGACACAATACATATATTTACAACATTAAGTAGAAGGATTGGCACTCATAAGATGGTGTGGCGGTATGACCCAATAATTTTTTCCAAGGACCTTGATTTTGATTTTCACCTGCACAATTTTGAAAACATTGCAAAACAGTTATCCGGTTTCACTCAAAGAGCAATTATAAGCATAATGGAACCATATAAAAAAGTTCAACGCAGGTTTGCTCTGCATAAAGAATATGCAATACTATTTAATCCTTTTGATATTTTTAACAATGATGACTTATACACATTTTTTTCATCATTGGGTGCTATTGCTGCCAAATACGATATGCACATACAAACCTGCTGCAGCGATATATCGCGCTTTGGTATTCCTAATGGAGCCTGTATTGATGCACAGCTCATACAGCAAATTATAAAAACAGATAAAATGTTTGCAAAGGATTTGCATCAGCGCCCACACTGCCTTTGTGCAAAAAGTATTGACATTGGAACATATAACACCTGTAAGTTTGGATGTGTATACTGCTATGCAAATAGATGA
- a CDS encoding RluA family pseudouridine synthase encodes MKIYRNIPIIYEDNHIIVVEKPYGLLCQKDYTNSESLLEIIKEYIKITYNKPGNVFLGLVHRLDKQVAGLIVYAKTSKAASRVSAQFRSHDVIKLYCAAVKTPTSTDNNWHTVYDRLIRVHDKTLVNNNENSGMHASLKYKRIHTQQEYSLVLIQLYTGKKHQIRSQLSNLKMPILNDTKYGGERITNESAIALHAIYLQFSHPVTKETMTFYSSPQKIFLSVFKKVDIDSVIKEALIHEGYLV; translated from the coding sequence ATGAAAATCTATAGAAATATACCTATAATATACGAAGACAATCATATTATTGTGGTTGAAAAACCTTATGGGCTATTATGTCAAAAGGATTACACTAATTCTGAATCATTGCTGGAAATTATTAAGGAATACATCAAAATAACATATAATAAACCGGGTAATGTTTTTTTAGGTCTAGTTCACAGGCTTGATAAGCAGGTTGCAGGGCTTATTGTTTATGCAAAAACATCAAAGGCTGCTTCACGTGTATCAGCTCAATTCAGGAGCCATGATGTAATCAAGTTATATTGTGCTGCAGTCAAAACTCCTACTTCCACTGATAACAATTGGCACACAGTGTATGACAGGCTTATTAGAGTACACGATAAAACGCTTGTTAATAACAATGAAAACAGTGGTATGCATGCTTCGTTAAAATATAAGCGTATTCATACCCAACAAGAATATTCGCTTGTACTCATACAACTGTATACGGGCAAAAAGCATCAGATACGTTCACAGCTGTCTAACCTAAAAATGCCAATACTCAATGATACAAAATATGGAGGTGAAAGAATAACTAATGAATCTGCCATTGCCCTTCACGCTATCTATTTACAATTTAGTCATCCTGTTACAAAAGAAACCATGACATTTTATTCTTCTCCTCAAAAGATTTTTTTATCTGTGTTTAAAAAAGTTGATATTGACAGTGTAATTAAAGAAGCTTTAATTCATGAAGGCTACTTAGTATAA
- a CDS encoding class I SAM-dependent methyltransferase: MQKHEHKGKSSSAYINAEEVIAKLPLVNGMHILDAGCGDGYFSVALSKQFPDSTIYALDYNEESITTLSDFARDNNYNNLKPVVGDITKDIPFKTDAIIMVNVLHGLVYNHEIDITMHNIVKSLQKDGFLVIIDFYKREGIPGPSMDVKLSVDQTTATLYQCGFKIINIFPAGQYHYAVVAKMK, from the coding sequence ATGCAAAAACATGAACATAAAGGAAAATCAAGCAGTGCATATATCAATGCAGAAGAAGTCATTGCAAAGCTACCGCTTGTAAATGGGATGCATATTCTTGATGCTGGATGTGGTGATGGTTATTTTTCAGTTGCTCTTTCAAAACAGTTTCCTGATTCAACAATATATGCTCTAGATTATAATGAGGAATCAATCACTACATTATCTGATTTTGCCAGGGATAATAATTACAACAATCTAAAACCAGTAGTTGGTGATATTACAAAAGATATTCCTTTCAAGACTGATGCAATCATTATGGTAAATGTATTGCATGGTCTGGTATATAATCATGAAATTGATATTACAATGCATAACATAGTAAAATCTTTGCAAAAAGATGGATTTTTGGTAATTATTGATTTTTATAAACGCGAAGGTATCCCCGGTCCATCCATGGATGTCAAATTATCCGTTGATCAGACTACAGCAACACTATACCAGTGTGGATTTAAAATTATAAATATTTTTCCTGCCGGACAATATCACTACGCCGTTGTAGCAAAGATGAAATAA